atattgcATTTATAACCATATACTTTATTATTTGAATAAATAAGCACCTAAAAGCATATTGTTATGTATCTCTCTTAAATGAGTAAATCACCCTAATTCTTCAATCGCTCTTTCCCCCTTTAACACAAGACAACAATGGGTGATGTTTTACCGGTGTGAAGGCGGGTGATTTAGGTTGTTTTGGTATTCAACGGTGGTAGAGTGACGGTTAATCAGAGATGGTGACGTGTGAGAACCATGGTGAGGTGGTCGACCATAGTATAAGGTGGTTGTGTGAGATGATGATGGTGACAATAGCAGTGGCGGATTTAGCATAAAATTTaggggtatcctaattttttttagatcagaggtatcctttgtataaaacaggaaaaaaatatttttttacactACAAAAACAGTACGAagacggggttgaggggtagcccgtgctaccccttCTAATACGCTAGCTCCGCCCCTGGACAATAGTGATATATATGGTTCTTGTGGAGGTTGGAGAGTTGTGTATATTAAATTTTTATCAATAACAATAATGTTATTAATATTAACATTAATATTAATAGTGTTCACACAAATTATTTTTAGACTACATTTGAAAGTACGTATTTTAAGAATTTAACTCTATTTTTAAAACTATAAGTTTGACTGGTTATAAAATTATTAACAATCTTTATAACATTATACAGTTAAATATGAATTCATCACCTTTTTATAAAATACATTTGACTCAAAACTACACTTTTATAAAAACAGAGGTTGAAAAAGTAAAATGAAGGTATAAAGTGACATTTCTCTGAAGTAGAGGGGTCGATGATGTTTCACATATAAAGCAAGCGTTCGTCATTGATGACATAATCATGTTGCATTTAAGGTCCATTTACATTTATTCCGACTATGATGCTCCAGCAATTAATTTTTCTTTAATTCAagtatatctttttttttttacaagtataTCTACATATGaactctatttttttttttcaaattaacttTAAAATACAAACAACttttaaaaattctatttttttCTGTTCGGTGACACATAACAATTATTTGAAGGTACCAATATGTGCTAtacatttttttttaacttaaacGATGTTTTAAATGGTATATGTTTCGATATATATTTGTTAAAGAACATATAAATTCTTTGTAAGGATACATTTGAATATAAAAGGAGATGGATATAGTTAGCATGAAAATTTATTAGATTTTAAATAACGATCTATTTCACATAAACTTTAAAGATTAGTGATATGAAGGATGTCAAATATAACaacacaaattaaaaaaaaataataatttaatatcAAGGAGGTTTGAATCAGTCAAAAGTTTATGGCggagtgatgatgatgaggaggacGACTTGTGAGTCTAGGTTAACTTGATGAATACGATGGAAATATTAATGGTCAACCTTACTAGTTGCCAAGAACCTTCCTATTTCATTTCCTTTTTTAAAGGTAACAAAATTAAAATTCGGAACCTTTAGGTTATTTAACTTAAATCTATTAACTAAACAAACATGACTATATACATTGTTATATAGGATCTTCTTTCTAAACTCTCAACAAAATTTAGGCCCTGGGTGATATAAAGAACTGGGCCCAAAATCGTAGTTAATGAGAgatgaattaaaaaaaataagattTTGGGGCTAGAGCCAATCCTTGAACTTGAGACTTCTAAAATAAGATTTGGGTGCTAAAGCTTATAAAAACCTTTTGGGCCTCGGTGACTGCATGAGTTGGCCGGCCCAATAGCCGGCCTTGTCGTTATACATATTTAATCACTATCCTTTTAAAGAAGATTTAGTTCATTTTAGGTGATAGTAGTTATTGTGATATGGAGCTCATTCAACCGCTAAACTTTATTTCGATTAAGTGGAAAAAAAATAAGTAGAAAAGAAAGAAGTTTAACTTAAAATAGGCACAAATTTTGGTTTATTAGAAATTGGATCTATAAATTATAGATGAAGATGGAGTAACATGTCTCCCGTCGTGACAAATAGGGATGGGAGTATAAGGACTTTTGGAACAAAACTCCTTGTGTGGAGCCCACATTTGAAATTTGATATTTTTAAGTTGTGGTTTTAATTGATTCGTTTTGAATGTAATAACACGTAAACTGCGGATTACATTAGTTCACGTTATGTTGTGTTTTGGTTATTGTTATCTAGTTCTATActtggatttttatttctcaagATCTAACGATATATGTCAAATTTAGAATTTCTCTATAAACCAAACGGGGTTATTGTTATCTAGTTCTATACTTGCATTTTTATTTCTCAAGATCAGACGATATATTTCAAATCTAGAATTTCTCTATAAACCAAACGGGGTTTAACGTATTGttttttcattaaaacacaatCAATTTTCTCCTAACGAATGTATTTTCCATTTTACTTTCGCTTTGCGTCAAAACATGATGCCGATCTTTTTTACATGCAATACGACAATATGCGTATGTAGGTGCATGCAAGCGTACTCTTTAAATAACATACTTTTATCCAATTAAAAGAACATATGGTTATTTGATCAAAGTTTTACATTAAGCAATGACTAATTGGATTTTAACACCTGTAACTTTGAAGAATTGGCCGATAacacccgcaactaacactttgatctgtgacaccccaaacttttaattttgtttgtcatTTCACCACTCAGTTAAAAAATGAGTAACTGAGTTAGTCTTCCATCCTAGCTGGCATCCTACGTGGACTATTTTTGCAGATGTGGCACATTCATGGGTATAAAACCCATGCTCTTCTTCGATTAACCCTGCACAAACAATTGGGAAACCCTAATTTGCTCATACGCATGAATCGACCCAAATCCAAACCCATCATTTCCTAGTGAAAAGTTTTGGCCCAAGGTTGATTATCCAATGGATCCACCTCCAATCAAAAAGGCACCTGGTAGGCCTAAGAAAAACAGAAAGAGGTTTGCTCTGATCTCGTGATGAGCAAATTAGGGTTTGGATTTGGGTCGATTCATGGGTATGAGCAAATTAGGGTTTCCCAATTGTTTGTGCAGGGTTAATCGAAGAACAACATGGGTTTTATACCCATGAATGTGCCACATCTGCAAAAATAGTCCACGAAGGATGCCAGCTATGATGGAAGACTAATTCAGTTACTCATTTTTTAACTGAGTGGTGAAatgacaaacaaaattaaaagtttggggtgtcacagatcaaagtgttagttgcAGGTGTTATCGGCCAATTCTTCAAAGTTTGAGGTGTTAAAATCCAATTGCCCTTAAGCAATAGCAATAGTTTcttgagttaaatgcttggttggtccctgtggtttgcaaaaatttcactcttggtcctagtggtttactaattacacgcgtggtcccaaaacttgtcaaaaatgaactcggttggtccctagccctaacatcagttaaatttaTCAGTTAATTatatgtgaaatgactatattacccttgaagaattaaaagaaataaaaaaatatataaagcccactaatcatcatcatcttcaacctctgTCAACTATATGCACCTGGTCAAACCCATCCAAGACTTCAAGCAATGCTTGATTACAAGTGAAATTGGTGAATTGAACTAACGGCGAAACCTCGGAGAATGATTTATAAGCACCAATTTTGAAAATCAAACTAAATGGTGAAGCAATAGGATTCATATTGTTGACAACTGAATGAATTAGTAATTGAAGAGCTTCCTTGAAATAAAAAGCAGCCCGGTCGAAAGGCTTACCGACCGGAGAAAGCTGATGATTGAGCCGCGCCAATATCGATTGCGCGAGTAACGGATTGTTCCCGGATTGAACCATTTCAGCTGCCTTGAAAAGCTGGTCAATGATcccttgatgatgatgatggtccAACTCATCAATGCCTGACATTTTCTTGATTGATGATGGCAATTGAAGAGGGTTTGGGGGTGAATCAAGAAAAGGGGTTTTGTGCATTTTGAAGTTGAACTGTGTGCTTCCTGAGTTGTACCTTTTTGGGTGTGGTGGATTTAGGGTTTGATGTTCTAATGGCACAAAAAAGCTTGGATTTTGATGAGGTTGAGATTGATTTTGGTTGATTACCAGTTGGGGTTTCACATCCACTAGATGAATTTGTGATGAATTAAACCGGAACACAAAAGGGCTATGAGGGTCTTCAACCTTCTGGTGGTGTTGGCCGGAAAACATGGCGGCCGCCGCCGGCAACGACGGCGGCGGCAGTGGTGTTAAAGATAAGTTAGATAACCCATGTTTTTCATTAAATTTATGAGAAATTTGATTAATATTGCCGGAATCAAAACCAAGATAACCTTGATCCACAACACCAAACCCGGTTGACATTCCGCCGCTGTCTTCAGCCGTAGCACCACCGTTAAGCATTTTATTCAAACTCATTGAAGGGTCTTCAACATCCCCCATAATCCACCGGAGAATAGACTGTTCTTGACCGGTTTCCGACAACACACAGGGGACATTATCGTCATTAATTAAAGATATATATGGTGATGGTGGAGGTAGTTGCAGGTTGTGGTGGGTTGTGATGATGGAGGAGATGGTGGTGTTTGAGTTTTTTGAGGGAGAAGGTTGAAGGTGATGagattgaagatgatgatgatcagtggggtttatatatatttttacttttttaatTGTTTAAGGGTAATATAGTTATTTCACACATaattaactgagaaatttaactgatgttagggctggggaccaaccgagttcatttttgacaagttttgggaccacgcatgtaattagtaaaccactaggaccaagagtgaaatttttgcaaaccacagggaccaaccaagcatttaactctagtTTCTTCAAAGGATTGTACGGTTATGATTCACACGCCAATGGCCATTTTCTTTTTCTAGGTTCATATAACAATACTTGTAATTACATCATACTGATAGATTTAAATTGATAAATTCGAACATGACTCATGTAAAATGTTTATTTCAAATTTTGAACATGTTAACATGTAAGAAGGGGTTAATGGGTTGTAAGCTAATTATAAAGTAACATACACATGCTTCAATTGATAAATGTATGTATTATATAGGttgaggatcaaatacaaatTCTCTTAAAAATAAGGTCTATAAAGGCTCTtaaaaataaacccactacatcaaaaaaaaaaaaaaaaaaaaaaaaaaaaacaaaaacctaaacgcccaccaccacccacccccCCACCCCAATCACCcacccaattttttaggttttttggtggtggt
This genomic stretch from Helianthus annuus cultivar XRQ/B chromosome 8, HanXRQr2.0-SUNRISE, whole genome shotgun sequence harbors:
- the LOC110873219 gene encoding scarecrow-like protein 6, with the protein product MGDVEDPSMSLNKMLNGGATAEDSGGMSTGFGVVDQGYLGFDSGNINQISHKFNEKHGLSNLSLTPLPPPSLPAAAAMFSGQHHQKVEDPHSPFVFRFNSSQIHLVDVKPQLVINQNQSQPHQNPSFFVPLEHQTLNPPHPKRYNSGSTQFNFKMHKTPFLDSPPNPLQLPSSIKKMSGIDELDHHHHQGIIDQLFKAAEMVQSGNNPLLAQSILARLNHQLSPVGKPFDRAAFYFKEALQLLIHSVVNNMNPIASPFSLIFKIGAYKSFSEVSPLVQFTNFTCNQALLEVLDGFDQVHIVDRG